In the genome of Vicia villosa cultivar HV-30 ecotype Madison, WI linkage group LG7, Vvil1.0, whole genome shotgun sequence, one region contains:
- the LOC131617313 gene encoding RING-H2 finger protein ATL11-like: MRIHTKLHAPPPPLTLLLLYLSLFSPATAQPSQTLSPPPPQQDPFARMKFDKTMASVLIILVIVFFTLGVISIYTRQCREQRIRGRIDLAVPINGGDGYRRPYGLDPVIIENFPNFVYSEVKDLKIGRVTLECAVCLNEFEDDETLRLIPVCSHVFHRECIDAWLLHHSTCPVCRADLVPDPKDELLSSSIVIQISDTDLDEPVLNHEPDLVEPVGVDDNENDNDKTKIVKMAPGVNLDGIMKKPVRSNSMGLMFARMFSRSNSIGQLTIRASEDCERFTLRLPNEVHNRLVNDMILNRTKSLGGEIALQSERRGFRTSSVGRKFLRYERFNVENRVDRSGFGCGPSFLGRVGSMRLTKDVNKVTMGVVNEGYVDVEERSSSRLVHNIED; this comes from the coding sequence ATGCGCATCCACACCAAACTCCATGCACCTCCACCACCTCTCACTCTCTTACTCCTTTATCTTTCGTTATTCTCTCCGGCAACCGCTCAGCCATCACAGACTTTATCGCCACCGCCGCCGCAGCAAGATCCATTTGCGAGAATGAAATTCGATAAAACCATGGCATCAGTTCTTATCATCCTCGTCATTGTTTTCTTCACTCTAGGCGTTATTTCCATCTACACTCGTCAATGCAGAGAGCAACGAATCAGAGGAAGGATTGATCTCGCCGTTCCGATCAACGGCGGCGACGGTTACAGACGACCGTACGGACTCGATCCGGTGATTATTGAGAATTTTCCGAACTTTGTTTATTCTGAGGTGAAGGATCTGAAAATTGGAAGAGTCACGCTAGAATGCGCCGTGTGCTTGAACGAGTTTGAAGATGATGAAACGCTGCGTTTGATTCCGGTTTGTAGCCACGTGTTCCATCGTGAGTGTATTGATGCGTGGTTGTTGCATCACTCCACGTGTCCGGTTTGTCGAGCGGATCTTGTTCCCGATCCGAAAGACGAGTTGTTGTCTTCTTCAATCGTGATTCAGATCTCGGATACGGATTTGGATGAACCGGTTTTAAATCATGAACCGGATTTGGTTGAACCGGTTGGTGTGGATGACAATGAGAATGacaatgacaaaacaaaaatagtaAAAATGGCTCCAGGGGTCAATTTAGATGGAATAATGAAGAAACCGGTTCGGTCGAATTCTATGGGTTTAATGTTTGCAAGAATGTTCTCCCGGTCTAACTCGATTGGTCAATTGACGATTCGGGCGAGTGAAGATTGCGAGCGGTTCACGTTAAGATTGCCGAATGAAGTTCATAATAGGCTTGTGAATGACATGATATTGAACCGGACGAAAAGTTTGGGTGGGGAAATTGCACTGCAAAGTGAGAGGAGGGGTTTTAGAACGAGCAGTGTTGGGAGGAAATTTCTAAGGTACGAGCGGTTCAATGTGGAGAACCGGGTGGACCGGAGTGGGTTCGGTTGTGGTCCGTCTTTCTTGGGCCGGGTTGGTTCAATGAGGTTAACTAAGGATGTGAATAAAGTAACTATGGGTGTTGTGAATGAAGGTTATGTTGATGTTGAAGAACGTTCTTCGAGTCGATTAGTTCATAATATTGAGGATTGA